A portion of the Flavobacterium limnophilum genome contains these proteins:
- the ahcY gene encoding adenosylhomocysteinase — MSTSTMPYVAFKVKDISLAAWGRKEIELAEAEMPGLMALRAEYKDEQPLAGARIAGCLHMTIQTAVLIETLIALGAEVTWSSCNIFSTQDQAAAAIAAAGIQVYAWKGLNEVDFDWCIEQTLFFGEDRKPLNMILDDGGDLTNMVIDRFPELVAGIKGLSEETTTGVHRLYERVKAGTLPMPAINVNDSVTKSKFDNKYGCKESAVDAVRRATDIMLAGKRVIVCGYGDVGKGTAASFRGAGSIVTVTEIDPICALQAAMDGFEVKKLDTVVGNADIIITTTGNKDIVLGSHFEQMKDKTIVCNIGHFDNEIDMAWLNKNHGASKIEIKPQVDKYTIGGKDIIILAEGRLVNLGCATGHPSFVMSNSFTNQTLAQIELWKNSAAYNNDVYMLPKHLDEKVAMLHLAKLGVELETLRVDQAEYIGVAVEGPFKPEYYRY, encoded by the coding sequence ATGAGTACATCGACTATGCCTTATGTGGCTTTCAAAGTAAAAGACATTTCTCTAGCGGCTTGGGGAAGAAAAGAAATTGAATTAGCCGAAGCTGAAATGCCAGGTTTGATGGCGCTTCGTGCAGAATACAAAGACGAACAACCTCTTGCTGGTGCTCGTATTGCAGGTTGTTTGCACATGACAATCCAGACTGCGGTTTTAATCGAGACTTTAATTGCTCTTGGTGCTGAAGTGACTTGGAGTTCTTGCAACATATTCTCCACTCAAGATCAAGCTGCTGCCGCTATTGCTGCTGCCGGAATCCAGGTTTATGCTTGGAAAGGTTTGAATGAAGTTGATTTTGACTGGTGTATTGAGCAAACTTTATTCTTTGGCGAAGACAGAAAACCATTGAACATGATTCTTGATGATGGTGGAGATTTGACTAATATGGTTATTGACCGTTTCCCGGAATTGGTTGCTGGAATCAAAGGATTGTCCGAAGAAACTACAACTGGTGTTCACCGTTTGTACGAAAGAGTAAAAGCGGGAACATTGCCAATGCCTGCCATTAACGTGAATGACTCGGTTACTAAATCGAAATTTGACAACAAATATGGTTGTAAAGAATCGGCAGTTGATGCGGTTCGTCGTGCTACCGATATTATGTTGGCTGGAAAAAGAGTAATCGTTTGTGGTTACGGAGACGTTGGAAAAGGAACTGCAGCTTCTTTTAGAGGTGCTGGATCTATCGTGACTGTTACCGAAATTGACCCGATTTGTGCTTTGCAAGCTGCAATGGACGGTTTTGAAGTGAAAAAATTAGACACCGTTGTTGGAAATGCTGATATCATCATCACGACAACTGGAAATAAAGACATCGTTTTGGGTTCTCATTTCGAACAAATGAAAGACAAAACTATCGTTTGCAACATCGGACACTTTGACAACGAAATTGACATGGCTTGGTTGAACAAAAACCACGGTGCATCAAAAATCGAAATCAAACCTCAAGTAGACAAATATACTATTGGTGGAAAAGACATTATCATCTTGGCAGAAGGTCGTTTGGTAAACCTTGGTTGCGCTACAGGTCACCCAAGTTTTGTAATGAGTAACTCGTTTACCAACCAAACTTTAGCTCAAATCGAATTGTGGAAAAACAGCGCGGCTTACAACAATGACGTATACATGTTGCCTAAACATTTGGACGAAAAAGTGGCAATGTTGCACTTGGCTAAACTAGGTGTTGAATTGGAAACGTTGCGTGTTGACCAAGCGGAATATATTGGTGTTGCGGTTGAAGGACCTTTTAAACCGGAGTATTATAGATATTAG
- a CDS encoding 4'-phosphopantetheinyl transferase family protein, translating to MPLYKTINFSPTTRILVWEITESFEELFGNVVLKEKTQLRLNKMKSEMHQRAFLSVRMLLKEAGYTDYDLHYDEFGKPYFLDGKYVSITHSHHFSAIIISDETVGIDIEMQREKIIRIADKFVNATELKRLKSFDNQDYIRKLTVKWGAKEAIFKIRNEKGISFKDHIQVNIFEIEDQKTTAILEIDKIKKQFFIYFEEFEEFTLVYALEK from the coding sequence ATGCCTTTATACAAAACCATAAACTTTAGTCCTACAACCCGAATCCTCGTTTGGGAAATAACCGAATCCTTCGAGGAATTGTTTGGTAATGTGGTTTTGAAAGAAAAAACACAGCTTCGGTTAAACAAAATGAAGTCCGAAATGCACCAACGCGCTTTCTTGAGTGTGCGAATGCTCTTGAAGGAAGCGGGTTACACGGATTACGATTTGCATTACGACGAATTTGGAAAGCCTTATTTTCTTGATGGCAAATATGTTTCTATTACCCATTCCCATCATTTTTCGGCCATTATTATAAGCGATGAAACTGTCGGGATTGACATCGAAATGCAAAGAGAAAAAATCATCCGAATCGCCGACAAATTCGTAAACGCAACAGAATTGAAACGTCTGAAAAGTTTCGATAACCAAGATTATATCCGGAAATTAACCGTAAAATGGGGCGCCAAAGAAGCTATTTTCAAAATCCGAAACGAAAAAGGAATCAGTTTCAAAGACCACATTCAAGTCAACATATTTGAAATAGAAGACCAAAAAACAACCGCAATTCTTGAAATCGATAAAATAAAAAAGCAATTTTTTATTTACTTTGAAGAGTTTGAAGAATTCACTTTGGTTTATGCCTTAGAAAAATAA
- a CDS encoding geranylgeranylglyceryl/heptaprenylglyceryl phosphate synthase — protein MTNIYNHILQSKISNQKLLAILLDPDKIDLNKAGILIEKINQSPATHIFIGGSLVENNIIDELIIKIKQNSDLPIVLFPGNPSQISDKADAILFLSLISGRNPDFLIEHQVKAVPILKQTDLEIISTGYILIESGTQTAVEKVSKTKPLDRNNPELVLATAQAGEMLGNKLIYLEAGSGAKQAVPLEMIKKVAQNIEIPLIVGGGIIDLQGIQKAYNSGADLVVIGTAFENDVDFFNK, from the coding sequence ATGACAAACATTTACAACCATATTCTACAATCTAAAATCAGCAATCAAAAATTATTGGCCATTCTCCTCGATCCCGACAAAATCGACTTGAATAAGGCTGGTATTTTAATCGAAAAAATAAACCAATCGCCGGCAACCCATATTTTCATTGGCGGAAGCCTTGTCGAAAACAATATCATCGACGAATTAATCATAAAAATCAAACAAAATAGCGATTTGCCCATTGTGCTTTTTCCCGGAAATCCCTCCCAAATCTCGGACAAAGCCGATGCAATTTTGTTCCTGTCCTTAATCTCGGGAAGAAATCCGGATTTCCTCATTGAACACCAAGTGAAAGCCGTGCCAATCCTAAAACAAACCGACTTGGAAATTATTTCAACAGGCTATATTCTCATCGAAAGCGGAACCCAAACGGCCGTGGAAAAAGTCAGTAAAACAAAGCCATTAGACCGAAATAATCCCGAATTGGTATTGGCAACAGCCCAAGCCGGCGAAATGTTGGGCAACAAACTCATCTATCTCGAAGCCGGAAGTGGTGCAAAACAAGCCGTTCCGCTGGAAATGATTAAAAAAGTGGCTCAAAATATCGAAATCCCCTTGATTGTAGGAGGAGGAATTATAGATTTGCAGGGAATTCAAAAAGCCTACAATTCCGGCGCCGATTTGGTGGTTATTGGAACCGCATTTGAAAATGACGTTGACTTTTTCAATAAATAA
- the pnuC gene encoding nicotinamide riboside transporter PnuC — protein MIEFFLNAYKNASTTQIVLEFIAFVFGILSVWFAKKENIWVYPTGLIATIITTYLLYLAGYLGDMMINGYFSIMSVYGWYKWTLKENETHVVAISRTNTREKIIGIALFFVTILVVFGIYNFFDYEIKKDNYIDIFASGIFFTGMWYMALKKIENWTLWILGDIIVTPLYAYRGLGMLSLQYLIFTILAISAYLEWRKILNKNSQR, from the coding sequence ATGATAGAATTCTTCCTTAACGCATACAAAAACGCATCGACAACCCAAATCGTACTGGAATTTATCGCTTTTGTATTCGGAATTTTGAGCGTTTGGTTTGCCAAAAAAGAAAACATTTGGGTATATCCCACAGGATTGATTGCCACAATAATCACTACCTATTTATTATATCTTGCAGGTTATTTGGGCGACATGATGATCAATGGGTATTTCTCGATAATGAGTGTTTACGGTTGGTACAAATGGACACTAAAGGAGAACGAAACTCATGTTGTGGCAATTTCGAGAACCAATACCAGAGAAAAAATAATAGGAATTGCATTGTTTTTTGTCACCATTTTGGTGGTTTTCGGGATTTATAATTTCTTTGATTATGAAATTAAAAAAGACAATTATATCGATATATTTGCTTCGGGAATTTTTTTCACTGGAATGTGGTACATGGCCCTCAAAAAAATCGAAAACTGGACACTTTGGATTTTGGGTGATATAATTGTTACGCCTTTGTACGCTTACCGAGGCTTGGGAATGTTGTCTTTGCAGTATTTAATTTTTACAATTTTGGCCATTTCGGCTTATTTAGAATGGAGAAAAATCTTAAACAAGAACAGTCAGAGATAA
- a CDS encoding DUF4301 family protein translates to MEKNLKQEQSEIIRVALFGPESTGKTTLAKQLAEHFDTVWAPEYARDYLQEKWDKIAQICDVNDMLPIAYGQIKLENENLSLANKYLFCDTNLMVTKVFSEVYYNFCDPLLDKAARKHKYDLIFLTDIDVPWEKDDLGDKVEGRESVFAVFKQTLIKNNKPFITLSGDKEFRLKKAVSIIDDLEKALKMGFSSLDFVQIYQHEIPLENIQKQLSIFKKGISKTVLVEPAKVSNGILKLSKNDFQQKADFFDANKSTLKLNKFVPASGAASRMFKFLSEFLNDFDIEKESINAYINRKKDSELSIFIVGMNKFPFFEAVYQKLKEVFPDFDNLERDYKNYYFIKLLLSPDYFDFANKPKGVIPFHKYKTHIATAVEEHLHECAYYASSNGVSNLHFTVSEAHQSQFEEIIKAVKSKVEKESGTIINTSYSFQNKSTDTIAVDLKNKPFRDKNDKLLFRPGGHGALIENLNNLDADIIFIKNIDNVIQNHIESIALYKKALAGVLLELQQKVFSYLNEIDNDNLEDLDEIMSFVKNELNIGVNDGFSKYTSENKISYLKELLDRPIRVCGMVKNEGEPGGGPFWIQDSKGVVSLQIVESSQVDLTNANQAEILASATHFNPVDLVCGIKNYKNEKFDLTQFVDHNSGFIVEKTQNGKPLKGYELPGLWNGAMAKWIAVFVEVPLITFNPVKTVNDLLKDPHQPV, encoded by the coding sequence ATGGAGAAAAATCTTAAACAAGAACAGTCAGAGATAATTAGGGTCGCCCTTTTTGGCCCGGAATCTACCGGGAAGACCACATTGGCAAAACAACTCGCCGAACATTTTGATACAGTTTGGGCTCCTGAATATGCACGCGATTATCTTCAAGAAAAATGGGACAAGATAGCTCAAATTTGCGATGTCAACGATATGTTGCCTATTGCTTATGGCCAAATAAAATTAGAAAACGAAAATCTTTCCTTAGCCAATAAATATCTTTTTTGCGACACGAATTTGATGGTGACCAAAGTGTTTTCGGAGGTGTATTACAATTTTTGCGATCCACTTTTAGACAAAGCCGCACGAAAACACAAATACGATTTAATTTTCTTGACAGACATTGACGTGCCTTGGGAAAAGGATGACTTGGGGGACAAGGTCGAAGGAAGAGAATCGGTTTTTGCCGTTTTCAAACAGACATTAATCAAAAACAATAAACCTTTTATTACCCTTTCGGGAGATAAAGAGTTTCGACTAAAAAAAGCAGTTTCCATTATTGATGATTTGGAAAAAGCGCTAAAAATGGGTTTTTCTTCACTCGATTTTGTCCAGATTTACCAGCATGAAATTCCATTGGAAAATATCCAAAAGCAATTGAGTATTTTCAAAAAAGGAATTTCCAAAACGGTTTTGGTAGAACCGGCAAAGGTTTCCAATGGAATTTTGAAACTTTCCAAAAATGATTTTCAACAAAAAGCCGATTTTTTTGACGCCAATAAATCAACGTTAAAACTAAATAAATTTGTTCCCGCTTCCGGTGCTGCCAGCCGAATGTTCAAGTTCCTGAGCGAGTTTCTAAATGATTTTGACATTGAAAAAGAAAGCATCAACGCCTACATCAATCGGAAAAAAGACAGCGAATTGTCCATCTTTATAGTCGGGATGAATAAATTTCCATTTTTTGAAGCAGTTTATCAAAAATTGAAAGAAGTGTTCCCGGATTTTGACAATCTGGAAAGAGATTATAAAAATTATTATTTCATAAAACTCCTCTTGTCGCCTGATTACTTTGATTTTGCCAACAAGCCAAAAGGGGTTATTCCGTTTCATAAATATAAAACCCACATTGCAACGGCGGTGGAAGAGCATTTGCACGAATGTGCTTATTACGCAAGTTCAAACGGTGTTTCTAATTTGCATTTTACCGTCTCGGAAGCACACCAAAGTCAATTTGAAGAGATTATAAAAGCCGTAAAAAGCAAGGTGGAAAAAGAATCCGGAACGATTATTAATACCAGTTATTCTTTTCAAAATAAAAGCACCGACACGATTGCGGTGGACTTAAAAAACAAACCGTTCAGGGACAAAAACGATAAATTGCTTTTCAGGCCGGGCGGTCACGGTGCGTTGATCGAAAACCTAAATAATTTGGATGCCGATATTATTTTTATCAAAAACATCGACAATGTTATCCAAAACCACATCGAAAGCATTGCTTTATACAAAAAAGCTTTGGCGGGAGTTTTGCTGGAATTGCAACAAAAAGTTTTCAGTTATTTGAATGAAATTGACAATGACAACCTCGAGGATTTGGATGAAATCATGTCTTTTGTCAAAAACGAATTGAATATTGGAGTAAATGACGGCTTTTCAAAATATACTTCCGAAAACAAAATCAGTTACCTAAAGGAGCTTCTTGATAGACCTATTCGGGTTTGCGGAATGGTGAAAAACGAAGGAGAACCCGGTGGTGGACCATTTTGGATTCAAGATTCGAAAGGTGTTGTTTCTCTGCAAATTGTCGAGTCTTCGCAGGTAGATTTGACTAATGCCAATCAAGCTGAAATTCTTGCCAGTGCAACTCATTTCAATCCTGTGGATTTGGTTTGTGGAATAAAAAATTATAAAAACGAAAAATTCGACTTGACTCAATTTGTCGATCACAATAGTGGTTTTATTGTCGAGAAAACTCAAAACGGAAAGCCGCTAAAAGGCTATGAATTGCCAGGTTTGTGGAATGGCGCGATGGCAAAATGGATAGCCGTTTTTGTCGAAGTACCATTGATAACCTTCAATCCCGTTAAAACAGTGAATGATTTGTTGAAAGATCCACACCAACCCGTATAG
- the arfB gene encoding alternative ribosome rescue aminoacyl-tRNA hydrolase ArfB codes for METEKIISELQYKAVRSSGAGGQNVNKVSSKVVLSFDLKNSQALSEEEKALLENNLASRLTSEQILILNCDEDRSQLKNKAIVTKRFLDIITAGLHVPKIRKATKIPKSVIRKRIKDKKNTSDLKKNRRKPGFEY; via the coding sequence TTGGAAACCGAAAAAATAATATCCGAATTACAGTATAAAGCCGTCCGCAGCAGTGGAGCAGGTGGTCAAAACGTGAACAAAGTTTCCTCGAAAGTGGTACTGTCTTTCGATTTGAAAAATTCGCAAGCCTTGTCAGAAGAAGAAAAAGCCTTGTTGGAAAATAATTTGGCCTCGAGATTGACATCGGAACAAATCCTGATTTTGAATTGTGACGAAGATCGAAGTCAACTCAAGAACAAGGCCATTGTAACCAAGCGGTTTTTGGACATTATCACCGCTGGACTTCATGTTCCCAAAATCAGGAAAGCCACAAAAATCCCGAAATCAGTCATTCGAAAAAGAATCAAGGACAAAAAGAATACATCCGATTTAAAGAAGAATAGAAGGAAGCCGGGTTTTGAGTATTAA